GAGCGCTTGCGCGAAGACCATCAAACCGGATGAGCGCTTGCGCGAAGACCATCAAACCGGATGAGCGCTTGCGCGAAGACCGTCAAACCGGATGAGCCGGACGCCGAAATGCCCGCGCGGCAACCACGTTTTGTCGGCCCGCGGTGTTATGAACAGGTCATGACGATCCAGTGCCGGGACTGTGTGGCCGGGCTGGAGCACTGCCACGGCACCCTGATCCATCACGTTCGGTACCGCGTCGAGTGCACAGACGCCGGCTGCACCACCCCAGAGATAGCGCACACGTTCAGCATCGACTGCGAGGCGGTCGGCTGTGCGTGCGGCAAGGACATCGCGCTCGCGGTCTAACCCATCGGGTCGCTCGACCGCAGCGCGTCGGTGACCGGCTGGACATCGGGCTCGGGGTAGAACGGCGGCGTGAGCGACGCCCAGCGCACACAGCTCCACCGCCCGTCCGTGGTGGGCGTGAGGATCACCGACTCGGTGTTGGGCAGGTGGTGTTCGAGCGCGAAGCTGCCGTCGACACCCGCGAGCACCGCGGCGACGAGCCGGATCGCCGCGCCGTGGCTCACCAGCACGATGTCGCTGTCGAAGTCGCGATCGTCGAGGTAGTTCATCCGGAGGTGGTCGACGACGGGCAGATACCGGTCGAGCACGTCGACCGCGGATTCGCCGCCGGGCATCGGGACGTCGAGCTCGCCCTGATGCCAGCGCTGGTAGATCGACTCGAACTGGGTGATCGCGGCGTCGTCGTTGCGGTCTTCGAGCTCGCCGACCTGCACCTCGTGGACACCTTCGAACTCCTGCGGCGTCAGGCCGATCTCCCCGGCGATACCGGACGCGGTCTGTGCGGCGCGGCGCGCCACCGAGTGCGCGACGAGGGCGGGCCGCTGCGGGAGCGTCGTGGCGAGGCGGCGGGCCTGATCGTGGCCGAGGTCGGTCAGTTCGGC
This region of Mycolicibacterium goodii genomic DNA includes:
- a CDS encoding histidine phosphatase family protein, whose translation is MSGRLVLVRHGQSHANVDRRLDTRPPGAELTDLGHDQARRLATTLPQRPALVAHSVARRAAQTASGIAGEIGLTPQEFEGVHEVQVGELEDRNDDAAITQFESIYQRWHQGELDVPMPGGESAVDVLDRYLPVVDHLRMNYLDDRDFDSDIVLVSHGAAIRLVAAVLAGVDGSFALEHHLPNTESVILTPTTDGRWSCVRWASLTPPFYPEPDVQPVTDALRSSDPMG